The Punica granatum isolate Tunisia-2019 unplaced genomic scaffold, ASM765513v2 Contig00427, whole genome shotgun sequence genome contains the following window.
ATACTTAACACCGGATCAGCTGAAAACTCCCTTAGTATCTGCAACATTCTTCCAAGATGGACCTCAGAGTTACTGCCATCACTGCCTGAAAAATAATGTCATTAGTTCCAATAGGAGTTTGAATTCATAGCACCTTCATGAGCATGCACATAACCAGAAGAGAGGGCATAACCTTTGGAGCCGTCGGTGCTGTTAATTTTTGAGCAATCAGATGATCATAAACTAACCCTCCTATAGCATGCCTTATATCTGGTGGATCATCTATAAGTAAATCATATAGGGGACCCAAGTCATCGTCAGGAAGCAGCTGATGCCTACAAAGAGCAGTCCATGGAGAAAACTTTAGAACAATAGTGGAAAGACGGATATAATCATTACAGCAAACAAAACCAAAGGAAAAGCCTATACACCTACTCACCGCAGAAGCTGTTTTACAAGGCCTATGGCACATACAGCCACCGATATATCAATGTCATCAGCAAGCTCAATCATTCGATTGGAGAATCTTTCAGTAAAAAGTCCCAGACTCGGTACATTATCATCCACCTCATAAAGATTTTGCAACGCAATGACAGACGCTTTCCTGACACCAGCATTCTACAGGTGCAATTAGAGAGAAAAGTATAATGTTGTAATAAGCAGTATTCTGTATTCTAAGACCAGATTGCAACTGATTGTTAAGTTTCTTCTCACTTTGTCATTCAGTGTCCAGCCAAGATACTTCAAGTAAAGATCCTGCAAGAATAACGATGGATATGACAAAATCCATACACCGAGTGACTCAATGCAAGACATCCGGATGTTAGGATCTATGTCTCGATATCGATGCACAAATAACCTTCAAGACAAAGCAAGACTAGATTAGCATAATGACAGTCTGTTTGGTGGAAACAAGAGATTCATTCAGCCAAGATTCCTACCCAGTAAATATTTTGCGCATCATCTCCTCTATCACTGTTATCTTTTCATGTGTGCTGGTTAATCTTTTAGTTAGTGACTCCAGACGAGGCCCAtcagctctttttttcttttctgcatttaACTGCCTTTGAGTAGTTTCCCGTTGTGAACCAAGTGCTTTGGCAACTCTTATAAAAGATGAGACGAGCTGTAGACCCATAACCGAGGATACTTGACGGTAAACTCTGGGAGGAGTGCTGTTCAAAATGGAAATCAAGCAGATTCCGACTGAGTACCCAGTAACACATTTATCGTGACTGAGAATTTACATGGGTTGAGCACTAACCATGACAGGGCAATGATGTAGTCCACGCACTTATCAAACAAGACCTGATCAAATAGAGGCCCATTCTGACACTCTATTACCAAATTTTCCCAAAATGCCAGCAGATTATCCTTAAAGTTCTTAAACTCCTTCTTTTTCGAATTTTGGTAATCCTCAACTTCCCCCTAAAATATCGGAGCCAAATTTCAGTGGGAAGCATTTGATAAGTATCATAAAAGATATTAGATTAAAAAGATAGAACGGTAAGAAGAGGAAGTCCAGCATACCTGTTTAGCTAGAGAGACAAGAGCAACCACTACGTCATCAACATCAGTTTCATCAAGATCCTCTTCTTTAATGTAGTATTTTGCTCCACAAGCCTGCAGATTGCCAGTTAATTAGGATCTTGCGTCCTGAAATAACAAGCATATAAAGTAAAATTGAACCTTCTAGACTTTAGCGGATCTGTATTTTTAGAAGCCACCTCTCAGTGTAACTAAACAAAGATCTGATTAAGGAGGCTGTCATTTATATAGATTTCAGACCATAAAACCAATTCCAGGTGCCCTTCTACAGTAGTTATCTACAACAATGAATGAGTGCCAATTTCCAAAATAAGAGGAAAGAGAATAATATTACCACAAACAGCACGGTCAAAAGCTCAACCATTGCAGGTTTTGGATCCTTTTCATAACGCTCAACCCAAAGCTTGACAGCTTGAGGTATAAGCCTGCCATTTCCTTTTATAACCTCTGCAGAAACATATGTAAGTGTGTCAAATACATTAATTAACAAACCTAAACTGGAGATATGCGAAAGATTGAAGAAACAGCATAGAAGCACTTTTCTTGGCAATAATTACGGCATACAAAAATGAAAGATCTGAGAATTCTGCAGTTCGCTGGGCAACGCGCGATAATCAcaccaaataaaaataaaagatactCTGCAATTCATTGGCAACACGCAATAATAACGGCAATTACGACGGCACATAGAAATGAATGATATCAGGATTCTACGGTTCACTGGGCAACACACAGCCATTTACACAAAGCAGGATGCAGCATTGAAATTCAATAAACAGAACAACCAAGAGATTATACAGTTAATGCCTTACCACTGAAATCGATATTAGTTGGTTACCGAGTAAGTGCTTGGCAACAAGAACAATTTCTTcaagcaaaaccaagaaaaaggagaataaGAACAAACAAGGAGACAATTCAGATGAATCACCTATCAAGCTTTGCTCGGCCAGTCGCGCGGAGGCTTCTGTAGTTCGACTTCGCTTCGGTTGAGGCCGCAGCTCCAGGAAGTCGTCAGGAGAGCCCTCGCGCTCGGGGCTACGATCTGCCGCATCGTTGGCTCCGTCGAGCTGCTCTCCGCTCTCAGCCGCCAGAGCCTGAGCCCTACTCCTCTTCTGCTCGACAAAGCGCAGCCCAAATTCAACAAGTGAAACGCCGAACTTCGGCGGATACACAAAATGTCAAAcatgagaaagagagagatagagattGTAGGGATTGAACTAACAGAGCGGCGAGTCGAAGTTTCAGCTTCCTCCATGGACGAAAGCTCGAGTGAAGAAGCTTTGATCTGACTTCAGAGCTTGGGAGAGGGAAATGCTTCTTTGCCCTAATTTTTCCGGTGGGAGAAAGAGCGGTGGGAAATTGGGGGAAAAATTATCCCgccaaattatttttttctttttccggcAGCAAAAGTAATTGTATTTactatttaataattaattattgttattaatttcaattctgCCATGGAGTCATTACACATTACCTAAATTACCCCCGAAGTTTTTTTTCCTCGGTTTTGCTCCTCAAACTTTTGATAATATTCTCCAATAAGGCCAGAAGGAAGACAGTCATCACGTGCTCCGCTACTTTCTAATAGACGATACCGCTACTGAGATTGCCACTTCATTTTAACGTGATGATGACCGAAATTCGCTCGATTCTCAAGGTTTTCAACAGATTTATAAAAAAGTTATGCagttcatttaatttaagtatTATAATTCGCTTTAACATATATTTAAAGTATACTTTATAAATAGTTGAATGGTCGAAAAATTTCTAAGTTtcttagaaaataattttaaaaaaacttttaattttgaatagaGAAGATACTTTTATCGTGCAAGACTACTAGCTATGAGCTTATGTTGTTAgtataattatttcaataagACATATTCTGTTATGATCTGTacataataaaaggaaaataaaaagaccATTTAGACTTAAAACAGATTAGTGAACTTGGCTTATATGGATGGAATACAATGAAACATAATCACTTTGAGGTTCCCTGTGAAATGAGGCATGGATCGGAGCCACTATGAAGAAGTTGAAGTTCTCAGAGTTGCAAACGAAACTTCAAGTTCATGTTGGTTTTGAATTGGcaaattgtaataatttaGACTAGGGGTGCAAATGTAATGACTAGAGGAAATATGGGGTgtcattgaaaatataaaaagttgaAGTCCAAAAtggtcttcttcttccccgcTGCCTAGTCAAGAGGAAGGACAGAAGGCGTTGCAGCCGAAACCTAAAACCCTAATCAAGCTCGCACACAGAGGGAGGAGCGCCTGCAAAACCCTAAAAACCCTGAACCGAAGCACGAAGCATGGCTGCCATGGAGGAAATCCATGTCTCCAAGACCTACCCACTGAAACCGAAGCTGAAGCCGAGGCCGAAAACTCCATCAAAGACGCCGGAATCGAAGTACTGGTCCTCCTTCAAGAACCATGAGATCCCCAATCTTATCTCCTCCGTCCCTTCCCTCGCCTTTTCGCCGGCCGCACCCCACCGCTTCGCCGCCGCCCACTCCGCTTCGCTGTCCCTCTTCTCCCCCCAAACGCTGGCCGCGACACACACCATCACCTCCTTCAGCGACGTCGTGTCCTCCACCTCTTTCCGCTCCGACGGGTCGCTCATCGCTGCGTCCGACCTCTCGGGCCTTATCCAGGTCTTTGATGTCAAGACCCGGACCCCGCTGAGGAAGCTTCGGTCCCACACGAGGCCGGTCCGGTTCGTGAAGTACCCGGTTCTTGATAAGCTCCACGTGATCTCGGGTGGTGACGACGGGCTGGTCAAGTACTGGGACGTCGCCGGCGAAAATGTGATCTTGAACCTCAAAGGGCATAAGGATTACGTGAGGTGTGGGGATTGCTCCCCGGTGAATTTTGATTCTTTCGTTACCGGGTCGTATGATCATGTAGTGAAGTTGTGGGATGTTCGGGTTGGTGACGAGAATCGAGCAGTAATGGAGATGAATCACGGGAAGCCTGTTGAGGATGTCCTGTTCTTGCCCTCGGGCGGCTTGGTGGCTAGCGCTGGAGGGAACAGTGTTAAAGTCTGGGACTTGATTGGAGGGGGGAAGCTGGTCTACTCGATGGAGAGCCACAACAAGACTGTAACTTCAATCTGCGTGGGACGAATTGGGATGGAAATTGATGATGAATCAATGCAGAACCGGATCTTGAGTGTGGGCTTAGATGGCTACATGAAAGTCTTCGACTACACCAACTTTAAGGTCACTCACTCGATGAGGCACCCGGCACCATTGTTGTCTGTTGGGTTCTCCCCTAGTTGCAAAGTTCAGGTTATCGGGACGTCAAATGGCATAATATATGCCGGGAAGAGAAAGGGGAAAGAAGCTGCAGAAGAGATTGCCTTGGGCGGGTTACCGGGCTTCCAGAGCATCTCGGACGAGCCCCTGAAGCGGGCTCTGAGGCCATCCTTCTACAGGTACTTCCGCAGAGGCCAGAGCGAGAAACCATCCGAGGGGGATTTCTTGGTGATGAAGCCGAAAAAGGTGAAACTGGCCGAGCACGATAGGTTGCTGAAGAAGTTCAGGCACAAAGAGGCTCTAGTCTCAGTCCTGGGCAGGAATAATCCCGAGAATGTGGTGGCAGTCATGGAGGAGTTGGTGGCCCGGAGGAAGTTGCTCAAATGCATATCGAACTTGGAATCGGAGGAATTAGGCCCGCTTCTGAGATTCCTGCAGAAGTACTCCACAGTCCCTAGGTACTCGAGCTTGTTGATGGGTTTGGCAAAGAAGATCGTCGACATCAGGGCTGAGGATATTAGGGGGTCGAATGAGTTGAAGGGGCTTATTAGGAACCTTAAGAGCGCGGTCGAGGAGGAGATTCGGATACAACAGGAGCTGCAGGAGATTCAGGGCATAATCTCTCCTTTACTCAAAATGGCAGGGAGAAGATTATAAGAGGGGGAAAGGAATACTAAGTTCCAAGTTTTGTTCGGGCAAGGCAGCggtttctttattaattaacaCAAATTTTGCTACTTTCAAGGAGGATGCAAGGATCACAGGACTTCTTCCTGATGAATTCATCCTCTTTGTCGTGTTACATTTGGTTGTTTACAGTATTTGGGCTCGGCTTCTGCtaagaaatgtaaaagatTTCTGATTTCTATCATCTTTCAAGACTGATCTTTACATACAAAGCAATAGTAGCTGCTCAATTTTACTTACATCGGACCTGTTATCAAAGATTCATTCAAGAAGACTAGACAATTTTGTATGAGGCCTCACGTGCATGTTCATCGTTCTTAGAGGGAGTTTGTTTCACAAGAATCAAGGTCGGGTATGTTCAAGATCGACGCATCTTTTGATAGAAATCTCATTTCAGAAGAGTCTGTTGAGCAGCATTGtcaatatatgtatgattgtAAGAAATCTCATTTCAGAACAATCTGTTGAGCGGCATGTGAATTTTTTGTATGATTGTAAACTATCAATTCGAACAAGCCAGCTAAACTCTGAATCCCATCCACCCTGTTCGCATTACGCAACTCAAGGACCCCTACCCATTAAAATTTTGGATATTGTCTATCCGTGAGCGAATTTTATCATAGAACTACAAGCAAAGACTCCGATCTTTTTCACATTCTGATAACCATGAGATGGTAATAAAGAAGCAAATAATCTCAAAGCTTCACTTGAATTCAGTTAAGAAACGAGAACGAGCTAATTATTCCCATGCAGGATCTGTACTGTGTATACAAGTAGAGGAAACATCCATAGCCTGTGAGCCCTATTCAGTGACTTAAAACAA
Protein-coding sequences here:
- the LOC116190369 gene encoding protein SLOW WALKER 1-like, whose product is MAAMEEIHVSKTYPLKPKLKPRPKTPSKTPESKYWSSFKNHEIPNLISSVPSLAFSPAAPHRFAAAHSASLSLFSPQTLAATHTITSFSDVVSSTSFRSDGSLIAASDLSGLIQVFDVKTRTPLRKLRSHTRPVRFVKYPVLDKLHVISGGDDGLVKYWDVAGENVILNLKGHKDYVRCGDCSPVNFDSFVTGSYDHVVKLWDVRVGDENRAVMEMNHGKPVEDVLFLPSGGLVASAGGNSVKVWDLIGGGKLVYSMESHNKTVTSICVGRIGMEIDDESMQNRILSVGLDGYMKVFDYTNFKVTHSMRHPAPLLSVGFSPSCKVQVIGTSNGIIYAGKRKGKEAAEEIALGGLPGFQSISDEPLKRALRPSFYRYFRRGQSEKPSEGDFLVMKPKKVKLAEHDRLLKKFRHKEALVSVLGRNNPENVVAVMEELVARRKLLKCISNLESEELGPLLRFLQKYSTVPRYSSLLMGLAKKIVDIRAEDIRGSNELKGLIRNLKSAVEEEIRIQQELQEIQGIISPLLKMAGRRL